A single window of Leptospira wolffii serovar Khorat str. Khorat-H2 DNA harbors:
- the gcvH gene encoding glycine cleavage system protein GcvH, with amino-acid sequence MAVTNAPSGYRFTEKHEWVKVEGNTALIGISDYAQGALGDIVFVDLPKVGKTIKQFDSFGTIESVKAAEDLYAPVSGEVSEVNSALAGNPASVNSDPFGAWMIRVKGINAAEVDKLLDPESYREFVSKLD; translated from the coding sequence ATGGCAGTAACAAACGCACCATCAGGATATCGTTTCACCGAAAAGCACGAATGGGTGAAAGTGGAAGGCAATACGGCTTTGATCGGAATTTCCGATTACGCCCAAGGGGCCCTAGGCGATATCGTATTCGTAGATCTTCCGAAAGTAGGAAAGACGATCAAGCAATTCGACTCTTTCGGTACGATCGAATCCGTGAAAGCCGCGGAAGATCTTTACGCTCCCGTTAGCGGAGAAGTATCCGAAGTAAATTCCGCTCTGGCCGGAAATCCCGCATCTGTAAATTCCGATCCTTTCGGAGCCTGGATGATCCGAGTAAAAGGAATCAACGCCGCGGAAGTGGACAAACTTTTGGATCCGGAATCGTATAGGGAATTCGTCAGTAAACTGGATTAG
- the gcvT gene encoding glycine cleavage system aminomethyltransferase GcvT produces MSQWKTTPLYEEHKLLGAKMIPFGGWDMPVQYSGIIAEHNATREAAGLFDVSHMGEIFLEGEPEILLSFLESVTCNSVASLLDGQVQYNAVINAEGGLVDDITLYRFNDRKYMICANASNVDAVYEYLKPLFPKSGAELRNESSSWHQIAIQGPKADSILSSYLKADLSDIGYYKFKLFHFNNEDLILSRTGYTGEDGFEIYSSNATGVKLWKELLAHGKDLGLLPVGLGARDTLRIEAKYPLYGHELEASRSPVQSGIGWIVKEKSVHYPKYDSIILEKKNGCPRRITAFELQEAGVPRENMPVLDAQGKNIGITTSGTFSPSLRKGIGLALVDSDKIVHGEPVQIEIRGQAKQAIIFTKSFVPGSIRKN; encoded by the coding sequence ATGTCCCAATGGAAAACCACTCCTCTCTACGAGGAACATAAATTACTAGGTGCCAAGATGATTCCGTTCGGAGGCTGGGATATGCCCGTGCAGTATTCCGGAATCATCGCCGAGCATAATGCAACCCGAGAAGCGGCCGGGCTTTTCGATGTTTCCCATATGGGCGAGATCTTCTTAGAAGGGGAACCGGAGATTCTACTCTCCTTTCTCGAATCCGTTACCTGCAATTCGGTCGCTTCTCTCTTGGATGGACAAGTTCAGTACAACGCGGTGATCAACGCAGAGGGGGGACTGGTAGACGATATCACTCTCTACCGTTTCAACGATCGAAAATATATGATCTGTGCGAACGCTTCCAATGTGGATGCGGTTTACGAATATTTGAAACCGCTATTCCCGAAATCCGGAGCCGAGCTTAGAAACGAAAGCTCCTCTTGGCACCAGATCGCAATCCAAGGCCCCAAGGCGGACTCCATTCTTTCCTCCTATCTGAAAGCGGATCTAAGCGATATAGGATATTATAAATTTAAACTATTCCATTTCAATAACGAGGACCTCATTCTTTCCAGAACCGGATACACCGGGGAGGACGGTTTCGAAATCTACAGTTCCAATGCTACCGGAGTAAAACTTTGGAAAGAGCTCCTCGCTCACGGGAAAGACCTGGGACTTTTACCCGTAGGTCTCGGAGCCAGGGATACATTGAGAATCGAGGCCAAGTATCCTCTTTACGGCCACGAACTGGAAGCTTCTCGCAGCCCGGTACAATCGGGAATCGGATGGATCGTTAAGGAAAAATCGGTCCATTATCCCAAATATGATTCCATCATTTTAGAAAAGAAGAACGGGTGCCCTCGTAGAATTACCGCTTTCGAATTGCAGGAAGCGGGAGTTCCCAGGGAGAATATGCCCGTACTGGACGCACAAGGCAAGAATATCGGAATCACGACTTCCGGTACATTCTCCCCAAGCCTTAGAAAAGGAATCGGCCTTGCCTTAGTGGATTCCGACAAGATCGTCCACGGAGAGCCTGTCCAAATAGAAATACGAGGCCAGGCAAAGCAAGCCATCATATTTACCAAGTCTTTCGTTCCGGGAAGTATTCGGAAAAATTAA
- a CDS encoding DUF4442 domain-containing protein — MTNPSLFQRLKFHFFNFYPPYFGAGIKVQALNKDRTAFATTMNLNLLNKNYVGTQFGGSLYSMCDPFYMLILMENLGPAYLVWDKAATIRFLKPGEGKVRAEFRISKERIREIKEEADLKRKLDVTFTAEIKDVKTGKTIAEVDKVVYVRRKSKD; from the coding sequence ATGACCAACCCCAGCCTATTCCAAAGATTGAAATTCCATTTCTTCAATTTCTATCCTCCGTATTTCGGAGCGGGAATCAAAGTCCAAGCGCTGAACAAGGATAGAACCGCATTCGCAACCACGATGAATCTGAATCTATTGAATAAGAATTATGTGGGAACACAATTCGGAGGATCTCTCTATTCTATGTGCGATCCATTTTATATGTTGATCTTAATGGAAAATCTTGGTCCCGCTTATCTAGTTTGGGACAAGGCGGCAACGATCCGATTTCTCAAACCGGGAGAAGGAAAAGTAAGAGCCGAGTTCCGAATTTCCAAGGAAAGAATTCGAGAGATAAAGGAAGAAGCGGACCTTAAAAGAAAATTAGACGTTACGTTCACTGCGGAGATCAAGGATGTGAAGACGGGAAAGACGATCGCTGAAGTGGATAAGGTCGTGTACGTAAGGAGAAAATCAAAGGACTAG
- a CDS encoding neutral/alkaline non-lysosomal ceramidase N-terminal domain-containing protein — protein sequence MKPNQTVKRNIKLSLAIMALIASVVACGSTAEYKIAYKKPEIASKTKGLVAGASKVDLTPPPGLPLAGYSKMAEIEKGFRTRIFARIFYIKKDANEPVVLIQSDLLSGSLLIHHLLAERLAAKTDITFGGIVFAGTHTHSAPANFFDNDFYNEFASNKPGFDKGWTEFVLDRLTVGVEEAYKSAKPAKIASGKSVIWGLTRNRSLDAYRANKNSGFEELKPEIQYEMVNPELVMIRIDAQDKDGKFKPLGAFSTFSIHGTTVPDSNDVANADVFAYPERAIEKKIRKEFKPSWEPIHALNNSTHGDNSPDYREDMQGFIESRRIGEALGEKASELFDSLQNSLSADANLSFNAKEVDLYENNKIGNAEVCDRPYVGTALTGGAEDGLTPVLNWLPFFAEGWPRWFFTGGCQGHKRIVGFKYLQPIVLPKGKFPHRLLLQSVRVADTLLLPVPFEVTKESGRRFVEEAIKSSPQPVKNASVISCANGYFGYVTTPEEYTRQHYEGGHTLYGPGTQPFLQAYLAELTKNLPASGGKESFPTNWEYSLDRSDRFPETEKAEGARELVDKPELLMAEENLEKHWVFRYKDAGPSQIALHESLVSIEYKEGTADWKELLHEGEPIDDRGVDIEVRKDSNSGKGMAVYEVRWYNPEHNPKRKYRFAIRPRAGLAKFVSPEF from the coding sequence ATGAAGCCGAATCAAACTGTGAAGAGAAACATAAAATTGTCCCTGGCGATTATGGCGCTGATCGCGTCGGTCGTCGCTTGCGGAAGCACCGCCGAATATAAAATCGCATACAAAAAACCGGAAATCGCTTCCAAGACGAAAGGATTGGTGGCGGGAGCTTCCAAGGTGGATCTGACTCCGCCTCCTGGACTTCCCTTGGCCGGATATTCCAAAATGGCGGAAATCGAAAAGGGTTTTCGCACTCGGATTTTCGCGAGAATTTTTTATATTAAAAAAGATGCAAACGAACCGGTTGTATTGATCCAAAGCGATTTGCTTTCCGGATCCCTTTTGATACATCACCTCTTGGCGGAGCGTCTCGCCGCCAAGACGGATATCACTTTCGGAGGAATCGTTTTCGCAGGGACGCATACTCATTCCGCTCCCGCGAATTTCTTCGATAACGATTTTTACAACGAGTTCGCATCCAATAAGCCTGGTTTCGACAAGGGCTGGACGGAATTCGTTTTGGATCGTCTGACTGTCGGGGTAGAGGAGGCTTATAAGTCTGCGAAACCGGCAAAAATCGCTTCGGGTAAGTCCGTTATTTGGGGATTGACTCGTAACCGATCTCTCGATGCTTATCGCGCAAATAAAAATTCCGGTTTCGAAGAATTGAAACCCGAAATCCAGTATGAGATGGTCAATCCCGAGTTAGTGATGATCCGTATCGATGCTCAGGACAAAGACGGAAAGTTCAAGCCTCTCGGCGCATTCTCCACATTCTCCATACACGGTACGACGGTTCCGGATTCCAATGACGTCGCTAACGCGGACGTATTCGCGTATCCGGAAAGGGCTATAGAAAAAAAGATCCGTAAGGAATTCAAACCTAGCTGGGAACCCATCCATGCGTTGAATAATTCCACTCACGGGGATAACTCGCCCGACTACCGGGAAGATATGCAAGGTTTCATAGAGTCTAGAAGAATCGGCGAGGCCTTGGGAGAAAAGGCTTCCGAGTTATTCGATTCACTTCAGAATTCCTTGAGCGCCGACGCAAATCTTTCTTTCAACGCCAAGGAAGTCGACTTATACGAAAACAATAAGATCGGTAATGCGGAAGTCTGCGACAGACCTTACGTAGGAACCGCTTTGACCGGAGGAGCGGAAGACGGGCTAACTCCCGTTCTGAATTGGTTGCCTTTCTTTGCGGAAGGATGGCCTCGTTGGTTTTTTACAGGAGGTTGCCAAGGTCATAAGAGAATCGTAGGATTTAAATACCTACAGCCTATCGTTCTTCCCAAAGGTAAGTTTCCTCATAGATTGCTTTTGCAATCAGTAAGAGTCGCAGACACTCTATTATTACCCGTACCTTTCGAAGTCACGAAAGAATCGGGAAGGAGATTCGTAGAGGAAGCTATTAAGTCCAGTCCTCAGCCGGTTAAAAACGCTTCCGTCATCAGTTGTGCCAACGGTTATTTCGGATACGTAACGACTCCGGAAGAATATACCCGCCAGCATTATGAAGGAGGGCATACCTTGTACGGACCGGGTACCCAACCGTTCTTGCAGGCGTATCTCGCGGAACTCACCAAAAATCTTCCCGCATCCGGAGGAAAAGAATCCTTCCCGACCAATTGGGAATACTCTTTAGATCGTTCGGATCGTTTTCCTGAAACCGAAAAAGCCGAAGGAGCTCGGGAACTTGTGGATAAGCCCGAATTGCTGATGGCCGAGGAGAATCTGGAAAAACATTGGGTGTTTCGATACAAGGACGCGGGCCCTTCTCAAATCGCTCTACACGAATCTTTGGTTTCGATCGAGTACAAGGAAGGAACCGCAGATTGGAAGGAACTCCTACATGAAGGAGAACCTATCGACGATCGAGGAGTGGACATAGAAGTTCGTAAGGACTCCAATTCCGGAAAAGGAATGGCGGTCTACGAAGTGCGCTGGTACAACCCGGAGCATAATCCAAAACGCAAATATAGATTCGCGATTCGTCCTAGGGCCGGACTCGCAAAATTCGTATCCCCCGAATTTTAA
- a CDS encoding dienelactone hydrolase family protein has product MNRIWLVCLGAILFAGSVSAKVKSQIVEYKQGDTLLEGYVAYPEGVKKAPGIVLVHDWLGLGENTKARANQLAELGYVAFAADIYGKGIRPKTGEEAAKLAGTYREGDRKLLRDRGQAALDALKSIEGVDPNKLAILGYCFGGTAALELARSGADLKGTISFHGGLSTPKTEDAKNIKGKVLALHGADDPFVKSEEVLAFQDEMRKSGVDWQFVSYGGAVHSFTIKEAGNDNSKGAAYNEKADKRSWIELKTFLKEIFASK; this is encoded by the coding sequence ATGAATCGAATCTGGTTAGTGTGTCTGGGGGCTATTCTCTTTGCCGGCTCCGTTTCCGCAAAAGTAAAATCGCAAATCGTAGAATACAAACAAGGCGATACCCTCCTGGAAGGATACGTCGCTTATCCGGAAGGAGTGAAAAAGGCGCCGGGAATCGTCCTCGTCCACGATTGGTTGGGCCTCGGCGAAAATACGAAAGCTAGAGCCAATCAGTTAGCGGAGTTGGGTTATGTGGCCTTTGCCGCGGACATTTACGGAAAAGGAATCCGTCCCAAAACGGGAGAAGAGGCCGCGAAACTGGCAGGTACCTATAGGGAAGGGGATCGAAAGCTTCTGCGCGATAGAGGACAAGCTGCGTTGGATGCTCTGAAATCCATCGAAGGAGTGGATCCGAATAAACTAGCGATTTTGGGGTATTGTTTCGGAGGAACCGCCGCACTCGAGTTAGCCAGAAGCGGAGCCGATCTTAAAGGAACGATCAGTTTTCACGGAGGACTATCTACGCCTAAAACGGAAGATGCAAAGAACATAAAAGGCAAGGTCTTGGCATTGCATGGTGCGGACGACCCTTTCGTAAAGTCGGAGGAAGTCCTTGCATTCCAGGATGAAATGAGGAAGTCGGGAGTGGATTGGCAATTCGTTTCCTACGGAGGTGCGGTTCACTCCTTTACGATCAAGGAAGCAGGGAACGATAACTCCAAGGGAGCCGCATATAACGAAAAAGCGGATAAACGTTCCTGGATTGAACTCAAGACCTTCTTAAAAGAAATCTTTGCTTCTAAGTGA
- a CDS encoding zinc-binding dehydrogenase → MIRSVYRVDTKGSIDSLERRDEELPPPQDFEVTVEIRAIGLNFADIFAIQGLYSATPKGSFIPGLEYSGKVVAVGKKVKSFRKNDKVMGVTRFGAYADYINIDQRYIFPLPNRWTYEQGAGFLVQGLTAYYALLPLGDLKKGQNVLIHSAAGGVGIYANRIAKKFGAWTLGTVGNHSKISLLEKEKYDAWIIRSSRFREELKSALGGRELHLVLECIGGKIFKSSYEALAPMGRIVVYGSASFMSQGDKVNWLSLAWRYLTRPKVDTLEIVSENKAVMGFNLIWLYEKVDELTHHLKGLLKLNLEPPHIGSVYPFVDLPDAVRHFQTGNTTGKVVISIDPIK, encoded by the coding sequence ATGATCCGCTCCGTTTACAGAGTCGATACGAAAGGTTCCATCGATTCTTTAGAAAGAAGAGATGAAGAATTACCGCCACCTCAGGATTTCGAAGTCACCGTCGAGATTCGGGCCATAGGTTTGAATTTTGCCGATATTTTCGCAATACAGGGTTTGTATAGCGCCACACCTAAGGGTTCCTTTATTCCTGGATTGGAATATTCCGGAAAGGTTGTAGCCGTAGGAAAAAAGGTAAAGAGCTTTCGTAAAAACGATAAGGTCATGGGAGTCACTCGCTTCGGAGCCTACGCGGATTATATCAATATCGATCAGAGATACATATTCCCTCTTCCGAATCGTTGGACTTACGAGCAAGGTGCGGGATTTCTAGTGCAGGGTCTTACGGCATATTATGCGCTTCTTCCCTTAGGCGATCTCAAGAAGGGGCAAAACGTTCTCATCCACAGCGCCGCCGGTGGGGTGGGAATTTACGCCAATCGGATCGCGAAAAAATTCGGAGCTTGGACCCTAGGAACTGTGGGTAACCATTCCAAAATCTCTCTTCTGGAAAAAGAAAAGTACGACGCTTGGATCATACGCTCCTCCCGTTTCCGCGAAGAATTGAAATCCGCCTTAGGGGGGAGGGAACTCCATTTAGTTTTGGAATGTATAGGCGGAAAAATTTTCAAATCCAGTTACGAAGCCTTGGCTCCTATGGGAAGAATCGTAGTCTACGGATCCGCTTCCTTTATGAGTCAGGGAGATAAGGTCAATTGGCTTAGTCTGGCCTGGAGATACCTAACCCGTCCCAAGGTGGATACACTGGAAATCGTATCGGAAAACAAAGCGGTCATGGGTTTTAACCTGATTTGGTTGTACGAAAAAGTGGACGAACTTACACACCATTTAAAAGGTTTGTTAAAACTGAATCTCGAACCTCCTCACATCGGATCCGTTTATCCATTCGTGGATCTTCCCGATGCGGTCCGTCATTTCCAAACGGGAAATACTACGGGGAAGGTCGTAATCTCGATAGATCCCATAAAATGA
- a CDS encoding polyprenyl synthetase family protein: MTNPTQESSIGSLLSSSKRSFEEYLEKEVYPDFRKESAPELADAMEYSLRAGGKRLRPILVFASYGRIDSDSLALAASLEFIHTYSLIHDDLPSMDNDDFRRGKPSLHRQFSEATAILAGDALQTYAFSWLGRIHSSQENIHRDLLLLLAEGSGATGMVSGQMYDLLLERNPSSLTGTKEELLLTTHRLKTGALIQASFRLGNRLRSDYKNRISSIDKYGSNLGLLFQITDDILDVEGTQEDLGKTPGKDGKSGKITYPSVYGMQACKEKVRTLVSELKEIGTELDAPSQVSGIASDFPKFFSYLPEYIGTRKN, from the coding sequence ATGACGAATCCAACCCAAGAGTCTTCCATCGGTTCCCTACTCTCTTCTTCCAAAAGAAGCTTCGAAGAATATTTGGAGAAAGAAGTCTATCCCGACTTTCGAAAAGAATCCGCGCCCGAACTGGCGGATGCTATGGAGTATAGCTTAAGAGCCGGGGGCAAAAGGCTAAGACCCATTTTGGTTTTTGCCTCTTACGGAAGAATCGATTCCGACTCCTTGGCCCTTGCCGCAAGCTTGGAATTCATTCATACTTACAGTCTAATCCATGACGATCTACCCAGCATGGATAACGACGATTTTAGAAGAGGGAAACCGTCTTTACACAGACAATTTTCCGAAGCTACGGCGATTCTTGCAGGAGATGCGTTGCAGACATACGCGTTTTCCTGGTTGGGTCGGATCCATTCTTCTCAGGAAAATATCCATAGGGATTTGCTTTTGCTTTTAGCGGAGGGATCCGGAGCTACGGGAATGGTGTCCGGACAAATGTATGATTTATTGTTAGAGCGAAATCCTTCTTCTCTTACGGGAACCAAAGAAGAACTTCTTCTTACCACACATCGTTTAAAAACCGGGGCTCTTATCCAGGCGTCTTTTCGCTTGGGGAATCGCCTAAGATCGGATTATAAAAATAGAATCTCTTCCATCGACAAATACGGTTCCAATTTGGGACTCTTATTTCAAATCACGGACGATATCTTAGATGTGGAAGGAACACAGGAAGATCTAGGTAAAACTCCCGGCAAGGATGGGAAATCCGGTAAGATCACTTATCCTTCCGTTTATGGGATGCAAGCCTGCAAGGAAAAAGTCAGGACGCTCGTTTCGGAATTGAAAGAGATCGGGACCGAGTTGGATGCTCCTTCCCAAGTTTCCGGAATCGCTTCCGATTTTCCGAAATTCTTCTCCTACTTACCCGAATACATTGGCACGAGAAAAAATTAG
- a CDS encoding TlyA family RNA methyltransferase translates to MAREKIRLDELLLRKGFAKEISRARSLILSGSVLVNDRVVDKVGVSVAENSEIRIRDIIPKYVSRGAYKLKAAIEKWNIDLKGKLCMDWGASTGGFTQVLLEEGAGSVFAFDVGYGQMASKIAMNPKVIVRDRFHIKETSWNLLHELWKTLSDSEFPKEIFLVMDLSFISLEAVLPTIARLKAENPSVSWKAVSLFKPQFETEARYLEKGVLKDSVMRLRVLRWFLRFLRKKIGGKLLGLSESPITGRDGNREILVYWEI, encoded by the coding sequence TTGGCACGAGAAAAAATTAGATTGGACGAACTCCTTCTACGAAAGGGGTTTGCTAAAGAAATCTCAAGAGCTAGAAGCCTCATCTTATCCGGATCCGTTCTAGTCAACGATCGGGTCGTAGATAAGGTCGGAGTCTCTGTCGCGGAAAATAGCGAGATTCGAATTAGAGATATTATTCCTAAATACGTGAGCCGAGGCGCATACAAGCTCAAGGCAGCTATCGAAAAATGGAATATCGATCTAAAAGGGAAACTCTGCATGGATTGGGGAGCTTCCACAGGCGGATTCACTCAGGTTCTATTGGAAGAAGGTGCCGGTTCCGTATTTGCATTCGACGTGGGTTACGGACAGATGGCGTCCAAAATCGCAATGAACCCGAAAGTAATCGTAAGAGACCGTTTTCATATTAAGGAAACGAGTTGGAACCTTCTCCACGAACTTTGGAAAACATTATCCGATTCGGAATTTCCTAAGGAAATCTTTTTGGTAATGGACCTTAGCTTTATCTCCTTGGAAGCCGTCCTTCCTACTATCGCCAGATTGAAAGCTGAGAATCCGAGCGTATCCTGGAAAGCGGTCAGCTTATTCAAACCCCAATTCGAAACGGAAGCCAGATACCTCGAAAAAGGAGTTCTTAAGGATTCCGTAATGCGCTTAAGAGTTTTGAGATGGTTCTTGCGATTCTTGAGAAAAAAAATCGGGGGAAAATTGCTGGGACTTTCGGAATCCCCGATTACCGGGAGAGACGGTAACCGGGAAATTCTGGTTTATTGGGAAATTTAA
- a CDS encoding flavin-containing monooxygenase — protein sequence MAAQTLERPSTSQPSQAEKVLDVAIIGTGFAGLCMGIRLKQSGIDSFVLLEKGSGVGGTWRENHYPGAACDVQSHLYSFSFAPKSDWSRLFGPQKEILNYMNYCADHFGIRSHIRTNVEVNGAFFDERTGLWEITTKSGEKYKAKAVVSGTGGLSRPSLPKIDGIDKFKGPKFHSAQWDHSFDMNGKTVAVIGTGASAIQIVPTIAPIVGKLKLFQRTPPWILPKPDAGIGSTLRGIFKFLPPFRWLFRKLIYWSNEIGVIAFAINPKIMKIVEKFGKSFIQKSIHDPKLQEALTPNYTIGCKRILLSNEYYPALNRENVELVTNGISEITATGIKTKDGKEHKVDAIVFATGFQASEAVAPFEIRGRKGQLLADVWKDAAEAYLGTTVSGFPNLFLIVGPNTGLGHSSMILMIESQVQYTLQGIRYLTKKNVKFLDVRKDVQDRYNGEIQKRLSKSVWQTGGCISWYNTSTGRNTTLWPGFTFEFKARTFFLRPRDYEFVKTDGKAEKPGLGSRFSIALGATFG from the coding sequence ATGGCAGCTCAGACATTAGAAAGACCGAGTACATCCCAGCCTTCGCAAGCGGAAAAGGTACTGGATGTAGCCATCATCGGTACCGGATTCGCCGGACTTTGCATGGGCATTCGATTAAAGCAGTCGGGAATCGATTCCTTCGTACTATTGGAAAAGGGAAGCGGAGTCGGGGGAACATGGAGAGAGAATCATTATCCCGGAGCCGCCTGCGATGTTCAATCGCACTTGTACTCCTTTTCCTTCGCACCAAAATCGGACTGGTCCCGTTTATTCGGACCTCAAAAAGAAATTCTAAATTATATGAATTACTGCGCGGACCACTTCGGAATCCGTTCTCATATCCGGACCAATGTGGAAGTGAACGGGGCCTTCTTCGATGAAAGAACGGGGCTATGGGAAATCACCACGAAGAGCGGAGAGAAGTATAAGGCAAAAGCAGTGGTAAGCGGAACGGGAGGATTAAGTCGACCTTCTCTTCCCAAGATAGATGGAATCGACAAATTCAAAGGCCCCAAATTCCATTCCGCGCAATGGGATCATAGTTTCGATATGAACGGAAAAACGGTGGCAGTGATCGGGACAGGGGCGAGCGCGATTCAAATCGTACCTACGATCGCTCCTATCGTAGGAAAATTGAAACTCTTCCAAAGAACTCCTCCTTGGATTCTTCCTAAGCCGGATGCAGGAATCGGATCTACCTTAAGAGGGATCTTCAAATTTCTTCCCCCTTTCCGTTGGTTATTCCGTAAATTGATCTATTGGTCGAATGAAATCGGAGTGATAGCCTTCGCCATCAACCCCAAGATCATGAAAATAGTGGAGAAATTCGGGAAGAGTTTCATTCAAAAGAGCATCCATGATCCGAAACTCCAGGAAGCGTTGACTCCGAATTATACGATCGGATGCAAAAGGATTCTTCTCTCCAACGAATACTATCCGGCGCTCAATCGCGAGAATGTGGAATTGGTGACGAACGGAATCTCCGAAATCACTGCGACCGGGATTAAGACTAAGGACGGAAAAGAACATAAGGTCGACGCGATCGTCTTCGCAACCGGATTCCAAGCCTCGGAAGCGGTGGCGCCTTTCGAGATTCGAGGACGAAAAGGACAACTCTTAGCGGACGTTTGGAAAGACGCCGCGGAAGCGTATCTTGGTACGACAGTTTCCGGATTTCCGAATCTATTCCTGATTGTAGGACCTAATACAGGTTTAGGCCATAGCTCCATGATTCTAATGATCGAGTCCCAAGTGCAGTATACCTTGCAAGGAATCCGTTATCTTACTAAGAAAAACGTAAAGTTCTTGGATGTTCGAAAAGATGTACAGGATCGCTATAACGGGGAGATCCAAAAAAGATTGAGTAAATCCGTTTGGCAAACCGGCGGTTGCATCAGTTGGTATAATACCAGCACAGGCAGGAACACCACTCTCTGGCCGGGATTCACATTCGAATTCAAAGCCAGAACATTCTTCTTACGCCCTAGAGATTACGAGTTCGTAAAGACCGACGGAAAAGCGGAGAAGCCCGGACTCGGATCCAGATTCTCCATCGCCTTGGGAGCTACCTTCGGTTAA
- a CDS encoding LA_3696 family protein — translation MSTEPIPFLPKVLRTTLGEEGADALADTLQRIQLNERKAMEETMTEKFERRLVEETSSLRLELREETGKLRTELKEETGKLRTELREETGKLRTEMKEEIGKLRAEFKEEISKVRIELKDETGKLWIAISELRAEMHAGFANIQDQFKDVYREIAKIHSAIASQTRWILTVVLGAVLPIYLALFKLLSQNG, via the coding sequence ATGTCGACAGAACCGATTCCGTTCCTTCCGAAAGTCTTACGGACAACCCTAGGAGAAGAAGGAGCCGACGCACTTGCGGATACATTACAAAGGATTCAATTGAACGAGAGAAAAGCCATGGAAGAAACTATGACGGAAAAATTCGAGAGAAGGTTGGTAGAAGAGACAAGTTCTCTCCGGTTGGAATTAAGGGAAGAAACGGGTAAATTGAGGACCGAATTAAAAGAAGAAACCGGGAAATTAAGAACCGAACTGCGGGAAGAAACCGGGAAGTTAAGAACTGAAATGAAAGAAGAAATCGGAAAGTTGCGGGCTGAATTCAAGGAGGAAATCAGTAAGGTTCGAATAGAATTGAAAGACGAAACCGGAAAATTATGGATCGCAATATCCGAACTCCGGGCAGAGATGCATGCCGGTTTTGCAAACATCCAAGATCAGTTCAAAGACGTTTATCGAGAGATTGCAAAAATACATTCCGCAATTGCATCCCAAACAAGATGGATTTTGACGGTCGTTTTAGGAGCCGTTCTCCCCATCTATCTGGCTTTATTTAAGCTCCTTTCTCAAAACGGTTAA
- the fcpA gene encoding flagellar coiling protein FcpA, giving the protein MKVMKTIFVLLAVVGLNLSLFAQNQGGQDTTDAKAAADKIDELLKGELVPEDDDKNLTEEAKKRKKEIQEQEATWKNPDFKGYDKNFQELHQLSKAFANNKFRLALTSYQSGVNTVLKMREAVEQYRKEEAEKKRLDEKWYWQKVDRKAREDRVVSRQKLEAKQQALNYFTKAINHLDEIKNPDLRERAEFKRLLSDVYRSWIITEYDLQNLPQCIPILELYIEVNENEKEYPAHKYLASCYAFEENMIKKYGGASEDQMFKFRHKKNIHLLRATELKYGKDSPEYKHIVALINKDEVISVRP; this is encoded by the coding sequence ATGAAGGTGATGAAGACTATATTCGTTCTTCTGGCCGTGGTCGGACTCAACCTCTCCTTGTTCGCACAGAACCAAGGGGGGCAGGATACCACAGATGCTAAAGCGGCAGCTGATAAAATCGACGAACTGCTGAAAGGTGAGCTGGTCCCGGAAGACGACGACAAGAATCTAACGGAAGAAGCTAAGAAACGTAAGAAAGAAATCCAGGAGCAGGAAGCGACCTGGAAGAACCCTGACTTCAAAGGTTACGACAAGAACTTCCAAGAACTCCATCAGCTTTCTAAGGCTTTCGCGAACAATAAGTTCCGCCTGGCCCTGACTAGCTACCAATCCGGAGTAAATACCGTCCTCAAGATGAGGGAAGCTGTCGAGCAGTACCGTAAGGAAGAAGCGGAGAAAAAACGCTTAGATGAGAAATGGTACTGGCAAAAAGTCGACCGCAAGGCCCGTGAGGATCGTGTCGTTTCTCGTCAGAAACTGGAAGCAAAACAACAAGCATTGAATTATTTTACCAAGGCTATCAACCACTTGGATGAGATCAAGAACCCGGATCTACGCGAGCGTGCCGAGTTCAAACGTCTACTTTCCGATGTATATAGATCTTGGATCATTACGGAATACGATCTGCAAAACCTCCCTCAGTGTATCCCCATACTGGAGCTCTACATCGAGGTCAACGAGAACGAGAAAGAATACCCAGCTCACAAGTACCTTGCAAGCTGCTACGCTTTCGAGGAAAACATGATCAAAAAATACGGTGGTGCTAGCGAAGACCAAATGTTCAAATTCCGTCATAAGAAGAACATTCACCTTCTCCGCGCTACCGAGCTGAAATACGGAAAGGATTCCCCGGAATACAAACACATCGTAGCTTTGATCAACAAAGACGAAGTGATTTCGGTTCGTCCATAA